The Peptococcus niger genome has a segment encoding these proteins:
- a CDS encoding MptD family putative ECF transporter S component — protein sequence MSKRLEVKDLINIGLFSVLGFIFMMIGSFLAMIPVLMPVVPFAQGVLVGPVNMLYSTKIKKRGMIFIQSLLIALIYVAMGHGPWALLTAVIAGIIAEIILKSGEYTNVKKARLAFSIAPLCTLGNWLPIFISRNEYIKQMLEQGYDQEFIDKMLSVMPNWIIVVMAIVGIIGAYIGCSIGMAFLKKHFKKTGMEK from the coding sequence ATGAGCAAACGATTAGAGGTAAAGGATTTAATCAATATAGGATTATTTTCCGTATTAGGATTCATATTTATGATGATTGGATCATTTTTAGCAATGATTCCGGTTTTAATGCCGGTTGTCCCATTTGCACAGGGAGTTTTGGTAGGACCTGTAAATATGCTATATTCTACCAAAATTAAAAAAAGAGGAATGATTTTTATTCAATCATTATTGATTGCATTGATATATGTTGCTATGGGACATGGACCTTGGGCATTATTAACGGCTGTTATCGCTGGTATTATTGCTGAAATAATTTTGAAATCAGGAGAATATACCAATGTAAAGAAAGCAAGATTGGCATTTTCAATTGCTCCTCTTTGCACGTTAGGAAATTGGCTCCCAATTTTTATATCAAGAAATGAATATATTAAGCAAATGTTAGAACAAGGATACGATCAAGAGTTCATTGATAAGATGCTTAGTGTTATGCCAAATTGGATTATTGTTGTAATGGCAATAGTAGGAATTATCGGTGCATATATAGGTTGTAGCATTGGAATGGCATTTCTAAAAAAACACTTCAAAAAAACCGGTATGGAAAAATAA
- a CDS encoding TetR/AcrR family transcriptional regulator, with protein MKEEKQKVGQIKKKKIREAAKKCFLTKGFQSTTMEDVITEIGMSRGGVYHHYASTNEMLKDLMLDGNDYRNSLINEYLENNRGKDKYQQMGDILVDKSLADTDLMRLYTLLLQAKKYNEDLEKLYQELKLNTTNELSLIAKQLGIKADIFGDGFLVNYINGLILSSEILGARKSYSEHKRYIKETMINYIVDVEKKN; from the coding sequence TTGAAAGAAGAAAAACAAAAAGTAGGACAAATCAAAAAAAAGAAAATTAGAGAAGCTGCAAAAAAATGTTTTTTAACAAAAGGCTTTCAAAGCACAACGATGGAAGATGTCATTACAGAGATAGGTATGAGTAGAGGGGGTGTTTATCATCATTATGCAAGTACAAATGAAATGCTTAAAGACTTAATGCTTGATGGTAATGATTACAGAAACAGCTTGATAAATGAGTATTTGGAAAATAATCGAGGCAAAGATAAATATCAGCAAATGGGTGATATTTTGGTTGATAAGTCACTGGCTGATACAGATTTGATGAGATTATATACGCTCCTTTTACAGGCAAAAAAATATAATGAGGATTTGGAAAAGTTGTATCAAGAATTGAAACTTAATACGACTAATGAACTAAGTTTAATCGCCAAGCAGCTTGGAATTAAAGCAGATATATTTGGTGACGGTTTTTTAGTGAATTATATCAATGGATTGATATTAAGTTCAGAAATTTTAGGTGCGAGAAAGTCTTATAGCGAGCATAAACGATATATAAAAGAAACAATGATAAATTATATTGTTGATGTAGAAAAGAAAAATTAA
- a CDS encoding transposase has protein sequence MAKYSYELKKKIVEEYLNGNAGHKILAKKYQIGKSQIRRWSYRIKKNTSSLFE, from the coding sequence ATGGCAAAATACAGTTATGAATTGAAGAAGAAAATTGTTGAGGAATACTTGAATGGAAACGCAGGTCATAAAATCCTGGCTAAGAAATACCAAATTGGCAAATCACAGATCAGACGCTGGAGTTATAGAATTAAGAAGAACACTTCATCACTATTTGAGTGA
- a CDS encoding copper amine oxidase N-terminal domain-containing protein yields the protein MFNQSRKWLAGLLCAGLLVTSLPLTTAPLAAAPSSVSPSFAYGPWAPEEMTVSPDQLKAGEAGVIQVNFDRNYSPAAGDRLEVAALDGQGKKLDKESQEIALDQTATVGAVAVSVTPSAQVSKYLVTYKGAPGNTAKLSRTLKVTGGLADLKPELTYANLRVAPGETVAAPTLALVDQAGNRRSAQAVTFSVTGATVDGSINKDGSFVVAGNAPIGSSIIVTATADGLKATATFTVTRASKTEGIVLKTSSSKGVVEAENDVTFSLQKDGQPVILEWKPTVVRVEFLNGAQAIGYAVDLNKISSGGEGKLVLKSQTAATVQWRLVLSDNEGHRLSTEPVDYTFAAGQPPVQKRTVALDIGSTNLVVDGDMVVAMDSAPVVVNSRTYVPYRAVAQAFGAKVTYNHAARTVTTTLGEQKIVMTLDQKTYQLNGANKHMDVAPYVNQAGRTMVPVRFVAEALGFQVTPRYRGNGTTQGVSFSR from the coding sequence ATGTTCAACCAATCACGTAAATGGCTCGCCGGCCTGCTGTGTGCAGGTTTGCTGGTGACGAGCCTGCCCCTGACGACGGCCCCTCTTGCCGCCGCGCCTTCGTCCGTTTCCCCGTCCTTTGCCTATGGGCCCTGGGCGCCGGAAGAGATGACGGTCAGCCCGGACCAATTGAAGGCCGGTGAAGCCGGGGTCATCCAGGTTAACTTTGACCGGAACTATTCCCCGGCAGCCGGTGACCGGCTCGAAGTGGCCGCTCTGGATGGGCAAGGGAAGAAACTGGACAAGGAGAGCCAGGAGATTGCCCTGGACCAGACCGCCACAGTCGGCGCAGTTGCCGTATCGGTAACGCCGTCTGCCCAGGTGAGCAAGTACCTTGTGACCTATAAGGGGGCCCCCGGGAATACAGCCAAGTTGAGCCGTACCCTTAAGGTGACCGGCGGCTTAGCAGACCTCAAGCCGGAACTGACCTATGCCAATTTGCGGGTGGCCCCCGGTGAAACCGTTGCGGCGCCGACTCTGGCCCTGGTGGACCAAGCCGGCAACCGCCGGTCTGCCCAAGCGGTGACCTTCAGCGTCACCGGCGCTACCGTGGATGGAAGCATCAATAAAGACGGGAGCTTTGTGGTGGCAGGCAATGCCCCCATCGGTTCATCGATTATCGTCACAGCCACCGCAGACGGTTTAAAAGCGACGGCAACCTTTACCGTTACCCGGGCCAGTAAGACGGAAGGCATCGTTTTAAAAACATCCTCCAGCAAGGGGGTCGTTGAAGCGGAAAATGACGTGACCTTTAGTTTACAAAAAGACGGCCAACCGGTGATCTTAGAATGGAAGCCGACGGTCGTCCGGGTAGAATTTTTGAACGGTGCTCAGGCCATCGGTTATGCGGTCGATTTGAACAAGATTAGCAGCGGTGGGGAAGGAAAGCTGGTCTTGAAGTCTCAGACCGCCGCCACTGTTCAATGGCGGCTGGTTTTATCAGATAACGAGGGCCACCGGTTAAGCACTGAACCGGTCGATTATACCTTTGCCGCCGGTCAGCCGCCGGTGCAAAAGCGGACAGTAGCCTTGGACATCGGCTCGACGAATTTGGTCGTTGACGGGGATATGGTGGTCGCCATGGATTCAGCACCGGTGGTGGTGAACAGCCGGACCTATGTCCCCTATCGCGCCGTGGCCCAGGCCTTTGGGGCCAAAGTGACTTACAACCATGCGGCACGGACGGTGACCACCACTTTGGGCGAGCAAAAGATTGTCATGACCCTTGATCAAAAGACCTACCAGTTGAATGGGGCCAACAAGCACATGGACGTGGCGCCTTACGTCAACCAAGCCGGCCGGACCATGGTGCCGGTGCGCTTTGTGGCAGAAGCCCTAGGCTTCCAGGTCACCCCGCGCTATCGCGGCAATGGCACCACCCAGGGGGTTTCCTTTAGCCGCTAG
- a CDS encoding NADP-dependent isocitrate dehydrogenase — MAKIKMTTPLVEMDGDEMTRILWGWIKDKLILPHVDLKTDYYDLGLDHRNATDDQVTHEAAEAIKKYGVGVKCATITPNAARMDEYDLKEMWKSPNGTIRAALDGTVFRAPILVKGIAPYVANWEAPITVARHAYGDLYRNVELAVSGPATAKMVVQYDDGRTEEKDIFRFEGPGIVQGMHNLDASIESFARACMTYALDTKQDLWFSTKDTISKVYDHRFKDIFAEVYEKDYKAAFDQAGLEYFYTLIDDAVARVVRSRGGFIWACKNYDGDVMSDLVATAFGSLAMMTSVLVSPQGYYEYEAAHGTVQRHYYKHLQGEETSTNSVATIFAWSGALRKRGELDGNSDLQAFANRLEQATLSTIEAGEMTGDLVLLSTLAKKQKLSSEAFLDAIAGRL; from the coding sequence ATGGCAAAAATAAAAATGACAACCCCCCTGGTGGAAATGGACGGGGATGAAATGACCCGGATCCTCTGGGGATGGATTAAGGACAAGCTCATCCTGCCCCATGTGGACCTGAAGACGGACTACTATGATTTGGGCCTGGACCACCGCAATGCCACCGATGACCAGGTGACCCATGAGGCAGCCGAGGCCATTAAAAAATACGGCGTTGGGGTGAAGTGCGCCACCATCACCCCAAATGCCGCCCGGATGGACGAATATGATTTAAAAGAAATGTGGAAAAGCCCCAACGGCACCATCCGGGCCGCCTTGGACGGGACCGTTTTCCGGGCGCCAATCCTGGTCAAGGGCATTGCCCCCTATGTGGCCAATTGGGAAGCCCCCATTACCGTGGCCCGTCACGCCTATGGTGACCTCTACCGGAATGTAGAACTGGCGGTCAGCGGCCCGGCTACGGCGAAAATGGTCGTCCAGTATGATGACGGGCGGACAGAGGAAAAAGACATTTTCCGCTTTGAAGGGCCGGGTATCGTTCAGGGCATGCACAACCTGGACGCGTCCATTGAAAGTTTTGCCCGCGCCTGCATGACCTATGCCCTGGACACCAAGCAGGACCTCTGGTTTTCGACCAAAGACACCATTTCAAAGGTCTACGACCACCGGTTTAAGGATATTTTTGCCGAAGTCTATGAGAAAGACTATAAGGCTGCCTTTGACCAAGCCGGGCTGGAATATTTTTACACCCTGATTGACGATGCGGTGGCGCGGGTGGTCCGGTCTCGCGGCGGCTTTATCTGGGCCTGCAAAAATTATGACGGTGACGTGATGAGCGATTTGGTGGCAACAGCCTTTGGCAGCTTGGCCATGATGACCTCTGTCCTGGTATCCCCGCAGGGCTATTACGAGTATGAAGCGGCGCACGGAACGGTCCAGCGCCATTACTACAAACACTTGCAGGGTGAAGAAACCTCCACCAACAGCGTGGCCACCATCTTTGCCTGGTCAGGCGCCCTGCGCAAACGGGGCGAACTGGACGGCAATTCAGACTTGCAGGCCTTTGCCAACCGACTGGAGCAGGCCACCCTGTCCACCATTGAAGCCGGTGAAATGACCGGCGACCTGGTCCTCCTGTCCACCTTGGCCAAGAAGCAAAAACTGTCCAGCGAAGCCTTTTTAGACGCAATTGCCGGGCGGTTATAA
- a CDS encoding D-alanyl-D-alanine carboxypeptidase family protein, which yields MKHHALTALGLVLALVFSTPVMATAAPLPDKALVVDGILLINKTYPIGPDYDPIPNAPDNKQLLPEAQKAFNEMRSAAQREAGLNLFVLSGYRNYAYQQWLYNSYRANVGDYADTFSAKPGMSEHQSGLAADIGDLRYPGATLEVTFENTDAGQWLAANAPRFGFILRFPKGQEGVTGYQYEPWHFRYVGRETAQRMTAAGVPTLEAWLGIDPSAGRAVGYHKIGNVLVNRLPAPLGGYLINGYHYYKLRDLAQALSGTAAAFSVDYDADSREIILQRTPFASSEETIAGETGMPCRSALMDDIRVRVDGGAFSLSRAVIDGFSYIKLRDLAGPLGFKVDWQEAPPTVLLTTPEKPLAEPDKQFAGQGEQGPSESAAPVEAPATSDPAPSAGRTVG from the coding sequence ATGAAACATCATGCGCTAACGGCGCTCGGACTTGTGCTGGCCCTGGTTTTCAGCACGCCGGTCATGGCGACAGCAGCCCCCCTACCGGATAAGGCGCTGGTTGTGGACGGGATCCTGCTCATCAACAAGACCTACCCGATTGGCCCGGACTACGACCCCATTCCCAATGCCCCTGACAACAAGCAGCTTCTGCCGGAAGCCCAAAAGGCTTTCAACGAGATGCGCAGCGCGGCACAAAGGGAAGCCGGCCTTAATCTCTTTGTCCTGTCGGGCTACCGCAACTATGCCTACCAGCAGTGGCTTTACAACAGTTACCGGGCCAATGTCGGTGACTATGCCGATACCTTCAGTGCCAAGCCGGGCATGAGTGAGCACCAGAGCGGCTTGGCGGCGGATATTGGCGACTTGCGCTATCCTGGGGCCACCCTGGAAGTGACCTTTGAAAACACAGATGCCGGCCAGTGGTTGGCGGCCAATGCGCCCCGGTTTGGTTTTATCCTGCGCTTTCCCAAAGGGCAGGAAGGGGTGACCGGCTACCAGTATGAGCCTTGGCATTTCCGCTACGTCGGCCGGGAAACAGCCCAGCGCATGACCGCTGCCGGCGTGCCCACCCTGGAAGCCTGGTTGGGGATCGATCCGTCCGCCGGCCGTGCCGTGGGTTATCATAAGATCGGCAATGTTCTTGTGAACCGGTTGCCGGCCCCCTTGGGCGGCTACCTGATTAATGGCTATCACTACTACAAGCTGAGGGACTTGGCCCAGGCCTTAAGCGGCACGGCAGCGGCCTTTTCCGTAGACTATGACGCGGACAGCCGTGAAATTATTTTGCAGCGAACCCCTTTTGCCAGCAGTGAGGAGACAATTGCCGGAGAGACAGGCATGCCCTGCCGCAGTGCCCTGATGGACGACATTCGCGTGCGGGTGGATGGCGGTGCCTTTTCCTTGAGCCGGGCGGTGATTGACGGTTTCAGCTACATCAAGCTGCGCGACCTGGCAGGGCCCCTGGGCTTTAAGGTCGACTGGCAGGAAGCGCCGCCGACGGTGCTTTTGACCACGCCGGAGAAGCCCCTTGCCGAGCCTGATAAGCAGTTCGCCGGGCAAGGGGAGCAGGGGCCGTCAGAGAGCGCTGCCCCAGTAGAGGCCCCTGCCACATCCGACCCGGCACCATCTGCCGGAAGAACCGTCGGTTGA
- a CDS encoding ferredoxin translates to MYISISGGCIGCGACVALAPEVFELNAANQARVHSQSPQDPDVQAAVRKAEQYCPKQIIFADADD, encoded by the coding sequence ATGTACATCAGCATTTCAGGCGGCTGCATCGGCTGCGGCGCTTGCGTGGCCTTGGCGCCGGAAGTCTTTGAGCTGAATGCCGCCAACCAGGCCCGGGTCCACAGCCAATCGCCCCAGGATCCTGACGTCCAGGCCGCGGTAAGAAAGGCCGAGCAGTATTGCCCCAAGCAAATTATTTTTGCCGACGCAGACGATTGA
- a CDS encoding stalk domain-containing protein, producing MRFRLPLAAVLLLGFLIIPQPVQAEDVSNSASFIYTDSASRSLAPYEPAEITIGLLGDNGRPLSDPPAGKLYFWVTDPDGTVPLQSMELVPRSIEEGLYVHSGSGAPGVFIADGPGFQRQRTFKVRFTQAGSYLLKGVFIPAGARFNPAEMALYDAQSFNATGPKARTLTVGTAIVSDVAFMRISPSIKGVELKGLTVQPPRAHTEKDVHIPVHQDGQTPTILTLHLYRSNGAGIGAGVPVYITSNAPGIRLASDSVMTDDNGMATVRLSGKADGKGLLGIRLNRKDEPVLIPLSAYSYSPQTVRLSIGNLVMDVDGRSVYMDEPPLVKDGRTYVPYRAIGEILGAEINYNHNIRTITTKFNNKIITMTLGYDHYAIDNKVIQMDARPFISKNGRTMVPIRFMADATGYAVRPVYGDRGRTTGVIFTKK from the coding sequence ATGCGTTTTCGCTTACCACTGGCAGCGGTCTTGCTGCTGGGCTTCTTAATCATACCGCAACCGGTTCAGGCGGAAGATGTTTCCAATTCCGCTTCTTTTATTTATACGGATTCTGCCAGCCGCTCTCTGGCCCCTTACGAGCCGGCTGAAATCACCATCGGCTTGCTGGGTGACAACGGCCGGCCTCTGTCGGACCCGCCGGCGGGCAAGCTCTATTTTTGGGTAACCGATCCGGACGGCACCGTCCCCCTGCAAAGCATGGAATTGGTGCCGCGCTCCATTGAAGAGGGGCTTTACGTTCACAGCGGCAGCGGCGCGCCCGGCGTCTTTATTGCCGACGGTCCGGGATTTCAACGCCAGCGCACCTTTAAGGTGCGGTTTACCCAAGCCGGCAGCTATTTGTTAAAGGGTGTTTTCATCCCGGCCGGCGCACGCTTTAATCCGGCGGAAATGGCCCTGTATGACGCGCAAAGCTTTAATGCCACCGGCCCTAAAGCCCGCACCCTGACGGTGGGAACGGCCATCGTCAGTGATGTGGCCTTTATGCGCATCAGCCCCTCCATCAAGGGGGTTGAGCTCAAGGGGCTGACCGTCCAGCCGCCACGCGCCCACACTGAAAAAGACGTCCACATCCCTGTCCATCAAGATGGGCAGACGCCGACCATCCTGACCCTGCACCTCTACCGGTCAAACGGGGCCGGCATCGGCGCCGGGGTCCCGGTTTACATTACCAGCAATGCCCCCGGCATTCGCCTGGCCAGCGACAGCGTCATGACCGATGACAATGGCATGGCCACCGTCCGCCTGTCCGGCAAAGCCGACGGCAAGGGCCTTCTCGGCATTCGCCTCAATCGCAAGGATGAGCCGGTTCTCATCCCGCTCAGCGCCTACAGCTATTCTCCGCAAACCGTCCGCCTGAGCATCGGCAACCTGGTCATGGACGTGGACGGGCGCAGCGTTTACATGGACGAACCGCCCCTCGTTAAAGACGGGCGCACCTACGTCCCCTACCGGGCCATCGGCGAAATCCTGGGTGCGGAAATCAACTACAACCACAACATCCGTACCATCACCACCAAGTTTAACAATAAAATCATCACCATGACCCTGGGCTATGACCACTACGCCATAGACAACAAGGTCATCCAAATGGATGCCCGTCCCTTCATCAGCAAGAACGGCCGCACCATGGTGCCCATCCGTTTTATGGCAGACGCCACCGGCTACGCCGTCCGCCCCGTTTATGGCGACCGCGGCCGGACCACCGGCGTCATCTTTACAAAAAAATAA